In the Silene latifolia isolate original U9 population chromosome 1, ASM4854445v1, whole genome shotgun sequence genome, tgttgattatgataggtaatttagcatgcctttaagttagatatatagattttgtatttagactatagagttattgattttacatacataaatatggagtaaggagaaatgtaatgtaaaaggtttgcatgagagtgatttataaattatcttatgaaattaaaataagacatataGTTGATGATTGATAGTTTGacttactttttaattatatttatagatttatagattattattattattattaaatccactttgcatgagagtggtttaaaaattatcctatgaaatttaaattatctaaatttagttttttaccttaattatgagagtaacttttaaatgtaaaattgataattttttttcatgTGTACTACTATGCTAGTCTTTCCACGTGGACTACATTTTGCCACGTCACATTTAATtgttgccatgtcacatttgtctacgtggcatttaatgtctagccttttaataatatttatagatttctTTACGGGTCCACACACATACAAAAACAATGTTCCAAAAGAAATGTACCCAATAAAATTTTTATTTCCTCAACTCCTTCTCAAGCCTCAACAAAGAAAAATGAACTATTTAAagaaaatgaaggaattgttatttaaaataatgtCAATTCATTTTTCACTTTTACTTTTTAATTTCTATTGTATATTCTTAAACATTAAGGATCGTTTGGTTGGAAGTATTGGAATAGTATGGAATGAATTGTGATACCATAATCATATTAGTTAAAATCTCATACTTGCTCATAAGTGTTTGGTTCGACCTTGGAATGGATATAGAGGTGGTAATAATATAAAATGGAGTTAGAAACTTGAGTGAAAACAGGGGTATGAGATTTGAAGgagttggaatggagttagaatcctttgatatctaactccattccaaaaaccTACAACCAAACACTAAAATGAATTAAATTTATTCTAAAAATTCCAACCATTTCAGATGGACTATTTCATCTGGAGCCAAAGTAttcaaacacaaaatctcatttgtgaccatcaatatccgtcactcttgagtgacggataccattttacctcacaaagtacccactttttctctctctgcaacactatttatgtggtcccctttctccactaacccattttgttaccattttaactcacaaaatatccgccacaaatgataacccgtcacaagggagaccaattggtaTTCAAAATGGGTGTACATGTAGTTTCAACATTTTATGCGACTTATTTGATTGAAAGCAATTAATGTCAACGTTTGTGtgattttgtatttttgtatggTTGCGTGTTCTCTTACGTTTTGAGTTTAGGGAACAATCTTTGACGAAGGTGTAATTAATATTTATGACACACCGTCATATGTTGACACCTTTGAGAACTGAGCTAGCCAAGCCTTGCCCATGTGAAAAATCGCATACTTCTGCCAATAACAAGGATCTCATAACGGCTCATTTGCTCTCAAAAAAGTCGTTAGTCTCCAACTATGCATGCATCAccattaattttaattaattaatgggtaatgctaaatacaatccactgggttgtatttaagaaaccaaaaaaataaataaattcttaatatatgcattaattgtatTGGTTAATGTGTAAGGGTGTGTTTGGTTCACCAATATAGGTATaaggtatgagtttggaatgaaccaaacccataccatgtgtttgtttgaCAAAATTGAAGGTTTCATATCCATACCTTAAACCCATGAGGTATGTGTTTCTCATACCCAGGGAgaggggtgggtatgagattgatacccatggtatcaaattacaaatattaaaaaatgataaaaacaattgtaaaaaaatcattttatatttgattaaattttctctacatgatttaatagtataaaaatttttattaaaaatattgtattttgaagagtttttagctttgattaatttctaaccccatacccctcaaaattgaatcaaacacaaggtatgaggtatCAAGTTCCAACCCGATAACACCCAGGTATGATTCCCGATTCCAAACCTATACCCACGCGTGAACCAAACACATCCTAATTTAGTTCTTAATTCCTAAATTAATACCCAAATTAAAAGGTATTTAATGCTTATTacccttaattaattaattaattggcTCTATTAACCATGTTCTTGAAGAACCTAACAAGAAACAAGGCACAATATTGGAGTTTGGTCATTTTGAAAATACATTGCAACTTGCAAGTCTTGTGTAAAGTGGAAATACGGTGTGCAGTAATTTAAGCATCTCATTAATTTAAGTAGTAGTAGTATATTTTAGGTGGAAATGTGGAATGTAAATGAGAGAAAAAAAGAAGACTTGCTTCGAAATTGCAAGATAGCAATGGGAATTGGGAAGTGAGGATTAAAAAGGctgtatttaagcatttaataccTTCTATATAAGGTATTAACTTAGGAATTAAGAATTAGATTACACATTAATCAATGTAATTAATACATTATTAAGGATTTATTTCCTTTTATGACTCCTTAAATACAGCCCTTATTTATCAtttcccatatatatatatatatataatgtcaTCTCTTTTGAACAAGTCACATGCTTGTTAGTTATCAAATACTCTGTATGATGCCAAGTTTGCCGCATTCTGTTTCGTAAGACTTGTTGTGGTATATATATATCCAAACATTGGCACCCTTTGTAACACATAACCaatatatcatcatcatcatctttctctATTATcactttattaataataataatctttcaaaataaaaataaaacataaacaCAAAGAATGTCACAAGACAGATTACAAGGGAAGGTAGCCTTGATAACAGGAGCTGCCAGCGGTATCGGCGAGGAGACGGCCAGGCTATTTGCAGAGAAGGGTGCTGTGGTTGTAGTAGCAGATATCCAAGATTCACTTGCTCACGCTGTGGTTGACTCCATTGGCGTCCACAAGGCTTGCTTCTTCCACTGCGACGTCACTGATGAGTCCCAAGTCGAAGCTGCTGTCAACTTTACTTTGCTTAAATACGGCACCCTTGACATCTTGTTCAGCAATGCCGGCATCATGGGCCCTCTTGCTCCCGTTTTGGATCTCGATTTGTCCCTCTTTGACCGCACCTTCGCCACCAACGTCCGCGGGGTTGCTGCTACCATCAAGCATGCTGCCCGAGCCATGGTGTCCCGCAGCATTCGCGGCTCCATCATCTGCACTGCTAGTGTCGCCTCCTGCCTTGGGGGTGTCGGTCCCCTCTCCTACACTGCCTCCAAGCATGCCGTGCTGGGTATCGTGCGCTCTGCAAGCAGTGAGCTGGGAGTCCATGGGATTCGTGTCAACTGCATCTCTCCCTCCGGAGTCAGCACACCCTTGCCTTGCAAGGCCTACAATCTGGAGCCAGCTCAGCTTGAACAAGCCGTAACTGGAATAGCTTGtcttaagggaattgtcctaaaGCCACGCCATATTGCTGAAGCCGCTCTCTTCTTCGCTTCTGATGAATCTGCCTACATTAGCGGCCACAATCTTGTTGTCGACGGTGGCTTCACTGTCGGCAATCATGCTCCAACTGTCTCTACTACCACCCAAGCTCCCTAGTCATACACCCTTCCTTATCTCCCCCACCCCCTACCCCCACCTGGTATTCTACCCTTCATAGCATTTGCAGTCCAAATATCCAACTGCATCATCAGTTTTATGAACCGCATCTTATTTACTCTGTTTTTCGGTTTTTTATTTCTTGATGGAGGGCTCTTATTTACTAGTTTCATGTTCGCACTAGCTCTTCTCAACAATATAATAACAgcttatttaatttaaaaaagaGACGGATCAATTTGAAGTAATCACATACAAATGTAATTACAAATATTATGAATGATGGTCCCTATAATAATGAATGGGTGTCCAAATTCTTGTATTTACAAACAAATCGGCCTCCTGACGCATACAGTAAATAATGGAAGATGAAACCTAACAAAACTGTAAGCTGCTATTTCTAACACTTGTACAGGAGCAGCAGCTAAATGAAGTAACAAGACATACATAAGTTTGCCTGGATACACAAAACTAGTGACCATCACTTCCATCCAGCAACTTCTGCAGAGTAGTCAACGTATCTGAAGAGAGTCTACACTTGAATCTGCGTGGTCTCCACACTGTCGCCTGATCTTCTTCATAACTCCTCGGGGATGAAAAACAGACCACCACTACTGTGAGGTTGTCATAAGTGTTGAGCCTTAAGGCCTCTCTAACAACCTCCTTTGCACATTGCTCTGGGTCATTGTGTCGTCTCAATCCTCGCCTCACTATGCTCACTGCTTGCTGGCTTGACATCACATCCCAGACTCCATCACACCCTATTATTAGGAATTCGTCCTCTTCCGTCAGAATAACCTGTTTAACCTCTGGTTCCGCGATTAGGGGAGATGTCGATCCCTTGGGCAGTTTCAAGTCCCAGTCCCCCAAAGCCCTTGACACTGACAGTACTCCATTTACATATCCATCCTCCACATATCCTCCTGCTTCTTCCACTCTTCTCTTCTCAGATGGGCATGTAGGTCTGTGGTCTTTAGACATATCAATCGCTTCTCCTTTCCGACATAGAACAGCTCGGCAATCCCCAGCATTAGCGACCACCAAGACCCTGGAGTGAGCAAAGATAAAATTAGAAacagaaaaacaaataaaagacaaacaaaatcacGCATTCATACCTTCCTAATAGCAAAGCAGTAAGAGCAGTTGTTCCTGTAGAGGTGCTGATGGTGCAATCCTCAGCTAGGGCTAGGTCGGCTAGTTGAAATGCTCTGCGAAGGCAATTCTCAACCCCTTGATCAAGTATGTTCTCTAGTTCGGATGATTCCAGAAAACCGGAATCTTGAAAAAAGAGTCTAGTCATATTTTGGGAAACATATGCTGCTGCTTCTGGACCTCCATGGCCATCAAAGACCCCGTAGAAAGCACTGGGCTTGGGACAGGGAAAGAGAGATGGGAGATGCATGGAAAGATCATCAATCAAAATATGCTCATCCTCCATACAACGACGTGGGCCGATGTCAGCAAAACTTCCAGAGCGAATAGTTGGGACAAAGTGCAGCAAAGGAGAGTTGTCTGAAACAGCATCTGAGGTTTTCTTGACCTGAAAAGAGGGAGACAATATATGAGAATGGCAAGTATTAGTGTAAGGAGAAAGAGAGACATTATGAGGATGTTATGTTGGGAAAGAGAAACATTGGATTAGCAGAGTATGAATAAACCAAATCATCTAGTAATAAGGTTGGTTGCTTTAAAACAAGTAAGTTTAAGGCAAACATTAAACTAGAAAGCATCAAAATTAAGGCTTCAAGTTTGCAATCCGATTGCGGGCAGCTTCAAATTAAGGCCTGGTTTGTAATCAACAAAATGATGTGGTCGGTTACAAGCAACAAAGTTAgaagaggagaaggaggaggttgAATCAACAAAATCTTAACGCAAATACACTACTATTATTCACCCCTCAATTTATCCATTCATTATACATTAAGCATCTATCTAATCTATCTATCTATGTGATACAATTATTATACAAACAAAAGGGGATTTACAAACACGTCAAATTAGCCTAAACCCTGATTGAATCGATTTGTGAATTACAGAAATCAGGAATCTATGAACAAGTAACCAAATCAAATAAAaagaattgaattgaattggaaGAAAAGAAACTTACAAATTGAGAGCATGCAATGAGAGCATCTATATTATGaagggttgttgttgttgttgttgttgttggacaaaCGACTTCAGCTTCCGCACCCATCATTCAATTCAATAACACAaaaagcaaaccctaattgcaatCAACACACacaattaaaccctaatttggaattgaattgaattgaatcgaATCAAATCAAAGGAAGGATTGATGGAAATTATTATTTGTGATTTCTGAGTATTTGTTTGTGGTCGTTGAGTTTGTGTTTATAAGGAGAgctttgtaattgtaattgtaaaaTTGGAAAACAGCCAAGTAATACCCCCTTTTATATACCAAGTACTACTCTTTATATGGCGGCCGTATGGGCTCTTTTTATACGCGTGTCTTCCCTCTATGCCATTTACTTtctcttccttttccttttttacCCTTACTTACCCCCCGCTCTTCTTACTTCTTACGCGCACTCCTCTTTTCATCTAGTATCTTCCGGGTCTTCTCTCCCCTTTTTCTGGGGGTATATCTGGAATTTTCCTTTTTTAAGGAAATGTATCTCAAATTGGTCTGACATCAGATTGAAATAATTTTGGAAACTTTCCAAATTAAATTCTCCCAAACAATCTCAGATTTCAAAGTTAATTATCCCGCCTAACACCTATCCattaaatttcaaaaaattcataaTATATTACTCCTATGTAAATGTAAATTAGATAGATTATTATTATAACTATATTCTCTGTAAATATACAAGAATTTGGTTAAAGATCGGAACTTTTGAGATAAACTTATAAATCTAAGTAAAAATATATTCATGtaggatcttgtttgattcgtctatacgagtacattaaaaatatatatcttttataatttttgcaaatattagctaacgatatttacaaCGTAAAACACGTGTTGCCAAACGTGAAAaaacaaagtggtagagtggagttgaatggagggagtaagatCCCAATTTTAGAAAGTTGACCATTACTTTTTTATTGGTTGCATCCTTATAGTGAgctcatttaaaataataattttatggAGTTAGCAATTCAAACTAAGCTATATATACGAAGGACTAAACTAAAAAGTAAACATGAATATGTAAATGAAGCCGAATCATGTCAACCTAAAAGATATTTTGAGGCTTTGACTTTATTTTTATACATTCGAGGTTCTCATCTCCGAGATAAAAGGGGAAAAAAATACGTCAAAAGCAATGCTAAAAACGTAAACATGTAAATGAAATTGAAACATGATAGTGGCTCCCGTTTTGATGCTAAATCGAGTAACCTCAGGATTCACAATTGGTAAAAGTGGGGAAAAAAGGTAAACGACATTAGAAATATATTTTTATGAAT is a window encoding:
- the LOC141590975 gene encoding putative protein phosphatase 2C 49, giving the protein MMGAEAEVVCPTTTTTTTTLHNIDALIACSQFVKKTSDAVSDNSPLLHFVPTIRSGSFADIGPRRCMEDEHILIDDLSMHLPSLFPCPKPSAFYGVFDGHGGPEAAAYVSQNMTRLFFQDSGFLESSELENILDQGVENCLRRAFQLADLALAEDCTISTSTGTTALTALLLGRVLVVANAGDCRAVLCRKGEAIDMSKDHRPTCPSEKRRVEEAGGYVEDGYVNGVLSVSRALGDWDLKLPKGSTSPLIAEPEVKQVILTEEDEFLIIGCDGVWDVMSSQQAVSIVRRGLRRHNDPEQCAKEVVREALRLNTYDNLTVVVVCFSSPRSYEEDQATVWRPRRFKCRLSSDTLTTLQKLLDGSDGH
- the LOC141590987 gene encoding short-chain dehydrogenase reductase 3b-like — protein: MSQDRLQGKVALITGAASGIGEETARLFAEKGAVVVVADIQDSLAHAVVDSIGVHKACFFHCDVTDESQVEAAVNFTLLKYGTLDILFSNAGIMGPLAPVLDLDLSLFDRTFATNVRGVAATIKHAARAMVSRSIRGSIICTASVASCLGGVGPLSYTASKHAVLGIVRSASSELGVHGIRVNCISPSGVSTPLPCKAYNLEPAQLEQAVTGIACLKGIVLKPRHIAEAALFFASDESAYISGHNLVVDGGFTVGNHAPTVSTTTQAP